Proteins from a genomic interval of Sphingomonas sp. Y38-1Y:
- a CDS encoding Hsp20 family protein → MRQFDFTPYRRSAIGFDRLFDMLETSTRQQQGDNYPPFNLEKTSDDHYRITLAVAGFKADEIDITAQQNLLVVSGRKGEDNDNQRGSFLHLGIANRSFERRFELADFVRVEAANLADGLLTIELVREVPEAMKPKKVAIATGTPAGAAIEHQAAA, encoded by the coding sequence ATGCGTCAGTTCGACTTCACCCCCTATCGCCGTTCGGCCATCGGTTTCGATCGCCTGTTCGACATGCTCGAGACGAGCACGCGCCAGCAGCAGGGGGACAATTACCCGCCCTTCAACCTCGAGAAGACGAGCGACGATCATTACCGGATCACGCTCGCGGTCGCCGGCTTCAAGGCCGACGAGATCGACATCACCGCGCAGCAGAACCTGCTGGTGGTCTCGGGCCGCAAGGGCGAGGACAATGACAACCAGCGTGGCAGCTTCCTGCACCTGGGCATCGCCAATCGCAGCTTCGAGCGGCGGTTCGAGCTTGCCGACTTCGTGCGGGTGGAGGCGGCCAACCTTGCCGACGGCCTGCTGACGATCGAACTCGTCCGCGAAGTGCCCGAGGCGATGAAGCCCAAGAAGGTCGCCATCGCGACCGGCACTCCCGCCGGCGCCGCGATCGAGCATCAGGCGGCGGCGTAA
- a CDS encoding CTP synthase: protein MARYIFITGGVVSSLGKGLMAASLAALLQARGYRVRIRKFDPYLNVDPGTMSPYQHGEVYVTDDGAETDLDLGHYERFTGVSARQSDNVTSGRIYQTIIQRERRGDYLGATVQVIPHVTDAIKSFAQDQTEDLDFVLCEIGGTVGDIESLPFIEAIRQLRNDLGRGQSISVHVTLVPYIAAAGELKTKPTQHSVRELAALGVQPDVLVCRCEKPLPEGDRRKIAQFCNVRPEAVIAALDAPSIYAVPLQYHAEGLDEEVLRAFAIEPGEKPPLDRWSEITDRLFNPEGEVTVGVVGKYVGLQDAYKSLNEALVHGGIANKVRVNIRWIDAELFEGDEAEVAAALEPCHAILVPGAFGERGAEGKIASVRFARERRVPYFGICFGMQMACIEGARNLAGIEDASSTEFGPTKEPVVGIITEWMSDKGLETREAGGDLGGTMRLGAYPAKLAGNSVVASIYGDNEISERHRHRYEVNTGYRDALEEGGLVFSGMSPDDMLPEIVERPDHPWFVGVQFHPELKSKPFDPHPLFASFIAAAVAQSRLV from the coding sequence ATGGCGCGGTACATCTTCATCACCGGCGGCGTGGTCTCGTCGCTCGGCAAGGGTCTCATGGCGGCCAGCCTGGCGGCCCTCCTCCAGGCACGCGGCTATCGCGTTCGGATCCGCAAGTTCGATCCGTATCTGAACGTCGATCCGGGGACGATGAGTCCCTATCAGCATGGTGAAGTCTATGTGACCGACGACGGGGCGGAGACCGACCTCGATCTCGGCCACTATGAGCGCTTCACCGGCGTGTCGGCGCGCCAGTCGGACAATGTGACGTCCGGCCGGATCTATCAGACGATCATCCAGCGCGAGCGGCGCGGCGATTATCTGGGCGCGACGGTGCAGGTGATCCCGCACGTCACCGACGCGATCAAGTCGTTCGCGCAGGACCAGACCGAGGATCTCGACTTCGTCCTGTGCGAGATCGGCGGCACCGTGGGCGACATCGAATCGCTGCCCTTCATCGAGGCGATCCGCCAGCTTCGCAACGACCTGGGCCGCGGGCAGTCGATCAGCGTGCATGTCACGCTCGTTCCCTACATCGCCGCCGCGGGCGAGCTGAAGACCAAGCCGACGCAGCATTCGGTGCGCGAGCTGGCGGCGCTGGGTGTCCAGCCCGACGTCCTCGTCTGCCGCTGCGAGAAGCCGTTGCCCGAGGGCGACCGGCGCAAGATCGCGCAATTCTGCAACGTCAGGCCCGAAGCGGTGATCGCCGCGCTCGACGCGCCGAGCATCTATGCCGTGCCGCTCCAGTACCATGCCGAGGGGCTGGACGAGGAAGTGCTGCGCGCCTTTGCGATCGAGCCGGGCGAGAAGCCGCCGCTCGACCGCTGGTCGGAGATCACCGACCGCCTCTTCAATCCGGAGGGCGAGGTGACGGTCGGCGTTGTCGGTAAATATGTCGGCCTTCAGGACGCGTACAAGTCGCTCAATGAAGCGCTCGTCCATGGCGGCATCGCCAACAAGGTGCGCGTCAACATCCGCTGGATCGACGCGGAGCTGTTCGAGGGCGACGAGGCGGAAGTCGCCGCCGCGCTCGAGCCGTGCCACGCGATCCTAGTCCCCGGCGCGTTCGGTGAGCGCGGTGCGGAGGGTAAGATCGCCAGCGTCCGCTTCGCGCGGGAGCGGCGCGTGCCCTATTTCGGCATCTGCTTCGGCATGCAGATGGCCTGCATCGAGGGGGCGCGGAACCTCGCCGGGATCGAGGACGCGTCCTCGACCGAGTTCGGGCCCACCAAGGAGCCCGTCGTCGGCATCATCACCGAATGGATGAGCGACAAGGGCCTCGAAACTCGCGAGGCGGGCGGCGACCTGGGCGGCACGATGCGGCTGGGTGCCTATCCGGCCAAGCTGGCGGGCAACAGCGTCGTCGCGTCGATCTATGGCGACAACGAGATTTCGGAGCGCCATCGTCACCGGTACGAGGTGAACACCGGCTATCGCGACGCGCTGGAGGAGGGGGGGCTCGTCTTCTCGGGCATGTCGCCCGACGACATGCTGCCAGAGATCGTCGAGCGGCCCGACCATCCCTGGTTCGTCGGCGTGCAGTTCCATCCGGAACTGAAGTCCAAGCCGTTCGACCCGCACCCCCTGTTCGCGAGCTTCATCGCGGCGGCAGTGGCGCAGTCGCGGCTGGTCTGA
- the secG gene encoding preprotein translocase subunit SecG produces MLFSFLLVVHAVIAAMLVTVILMQQSEGGGLTSSGSPSGLMSARGAANFLTRATAVLAGLFIAMSILLAVLAATRKSDSIDTSLARPTTAAPPPASGPAPAAPGVDPLDAAAGAVIANQAAPAGNTAAPAQ; encoded by the coding sequence ATGCTGTTCTCCTTCCTCCTCGTCGTGCATGCCGTCATCGCCGCGATGCTCGTCACCGTGATCCTGATGCAGCAGTCGGAGGGTGGCGGGCTGACGTCGAGCGGCAGCCCGTCGGGGCTGATGTCGGCGCGCGGCGCGGCGAACTTCCTGACCCGAGCCACTGCGGTGCTGGCGGGCCTGTTCATCGCGATGAGCATCCTTCTGGCGGTGCTGGCGGCGACGCGGAAGAGCGACTCGATCGACACCAGCCTGGCGCGGCCGACGACGGCGGCGCCGCCACCTGCGAGCGGCCCGGCACCGGCGGCGCCCGGCGTCGATCCGCTCGACGCGGCGGCGGGCGCGGTGATCGCCAACCAGGCGGCGCCCGCTGGCAACACGGCGGCGCCCGCTCAATAA
- a CDS encoding MarR family transcriptional regulator: MHTLVDYVRSGEPDLTNRQMALLMLVYLDEGPHTVRGLARALNVSKPVVTRALNRLGALGYLRRQRDDSDKRNIFVTRTPEGADFLAEFGHFLGVDDGLSRRSGVGNA; the protein is encoded by the coding sequence ATGCACACGCTGGTGGATTATGTCCGCTCGGGCGAGCCCGACCTGACCAATCGCCAAATGGCACTCCTGATGCTCGTCTATCTCGATGAAGGTCCGCATACGGTGCGGGGATTGGCCCGCGCGCTCAACGTATCGAAACCGGTCGTCACGCGCGCCTTGAACAGGCTGGGCGCGCTCGGCTATCTGCGCCGACAGCGCGACGATAGCGACAAGCGCAACATCTTCGTGACGCGCACACCGGAAGGGGCGGACTTTCTTGCAGAATTCGGGCATTTCCTCGGCGTCGACGACGGATTATCGCGGCGCAGCGGCGTCGGCAACGCGTGA
- the argC gene encoding N-acetyl-gamma-glutamyl-phosphate reductase — MMRSVFIDGAAGTTGLEIRERLAGRAEFHVVALEGEARKDAAARAQALNDADFVILCLPDDAAREAVELIRNPAVRVVDASSAHRVADGWTYGFPELEPVQAAAIAEAARVSNPGCYPTGFLALVRPLVRTGLIPHDWPISVNAVSGYSGGGKAMIAEFENGETGTAHRAYGLSLSHKHLPEMQRHARIADPPIFQPAVAHTYRGMLVEVPLPLHALPRKPSLAAIEAAWREAYRDQSLVRVAASEEATTIEIEADAGTDRMTLHVFGNAATGQARLIATLDNLGKGAAGAAVQNLNIMAGLDPVAGLLT; from the coding sequence ATGATGCGCAGCGTCTTCATCGACGGCGCCGCCGGCACCACCGGCCTCGAAATCCGCGAACGGCTTGCCGGCCGGGCCGAGTTCCACGTCGTCGCGCTGGAGGGCGAGGCGCGCAAGGATGCCGCCGCGCGAGCGCAGGCGCTGAACGACGCCGACTTCGTCATCCTCTGCCTCCCCGACGACGCCGCGCGAGAAGCGGTCGAGCTGATCCGCAACCCGGCCGTCCGCGTCGTCGACGCGTCGAGCGCGCATCGCGTTGCCGATGGCTGGACATACGGCTTTCCCGAGCTCGAGCCGGTGCAAGCCGCCGCGATCGCCGAGGCGGCACGTGTCAGCAATCCGGGCTGCTATCCCACCGGCTTCCTCGCGCTCGTCCGGCCGCTGGTTAGGACCGGCCTGATCCCGCACGACTGGCCGATCAGCGTCAACGCCGTCTCCGGCTATTCGGGCGGCGGCAAGGCGATGATCGCCGAGTTCGAGAATGGCGAGACCGGGACGGCGCACCGCGCCTACGGCCTGTCGCTGTCGCACAAGCATCTGCCCGAAATGCAGCGCCACGCGCGCATCGCCGACCCGCCGATCTTCCAGCCCGCGGTCGCGCACACCTATCGCGGGATGCTGGTCGAGGTGCCGCTGCCGCTCCACGCACTCCCCCGCAAGCCGTCGCTCGCCGCGATCGAGGCGGCGTGGCGCGAGGCGTATCGCGACCAGTCGCTCGTCCGGGTGGCCGCGAGCGAGGAAGCGACGACGATCGAGATCGAGGCGGATGCGGGCACCGACCGGATGACGCTCCACGTTTTCGGCAATGCGGCGACCGGCCAGGCACGGCTGATCGCAACGCTCGACAACCTGGGCAAGGGCGCGGCGGGTGCGGCGGTGCAGAACCTCAACATCATGGCGGGGCTCGACCCGGTGGCGGGCCTTCTCACCTGA
- a CDS encoding EAL domain-containing protein, with protein sequence MTSDAESAPRSQPPLFVLSFRQRDELAAIVARGGWQAVAARRGEAVERRFRASGASIALIDARGAFEDGLIAARALGEAVEPPAAMMVCVSKTDLSRLGGFYDAGATHFLASPFGEDELLHALRFAARGAEPRGGTAARDLIGWRWDPERARVQLSPLLARLIDQPDSLSRRAALRLLPPAPRRELARVLRSIDGTTALVQTLAPLGRAVQHLQLDARTGRLLALIEPLGSPPDVAALLREAMPRARDAAGARRWIEHALEEGEVHVLAVTLARLDIVNLAYGRGAGDRLIQSAARRIEDALASIPGARPIVARLGGAEFAIAARHMLAEAAPAIEAALARPFVVEGELVPLGAELRSVASRPGDDAAALLLRLGEGEPTEAASLDTLAVQLREAMEGGQVDVLWQPQVAIASGAIVGVEALARWRHPALGELGAETLFAAADRAGLSTALSDHVQALALTRAAAWPAGLGNLRLSINVTAGDVARGGFADRLLDRVDASGFPRARLTVEITESGLMAELGEAARLLAELRRAGLRVAIDDFGTGYSSLAYLKSLPLDYLKIDKALAQDIAGNARDRIVVRGVIDMARSLGLAVVAEGVETDAQLELLAAEGCQYFQGYLCAPPLALEALAALVG encoded by the coding sequence GTGACGAGCGACGCCGAGAGTGCACCGCGCAGCCAGCCGCCGCTGTTCGTGCTGTCCTTTCGCCAGCGGGACGAGCTTGCCGCGATCGTCGCGCGCGGTGGGTGGCAGGCGGTTGCCGCACGCCGCGGCGAGGCGGTCGAGCGGCGCTTCCGCGCGTCGGGCGCCTCGATCGCGCTGATCGACGCGCGCGGCGCGTTCGAGGACGGGCTGATCGCGGCGCGCGCGCTGGGCGAGGCGGTCGAGCCCCCCGCGGCGATGATGGTCTGCGTGTCGAAGACCGACCTGTCGCGGCTCGGCGGCTTCTATGACGCCGGCGCCACGCATTTCCTGGCGAGCCCGTTCGGCGAGGACGAATTGCTCCACGCGCTGCGCTTCGCCGCGCGCGGCGCGGAGCCGCGCGGCGGGACGGCGGCACGCGACCTGATCGGCTGGCGCTGGGATCCCGAGCGGGCCCGCGTCCAGCTGTCGCCATTGCTCGCGCGGCTGATCGACCAGCCCGATTCGCTGTCGCGCCGCGCGGCGCTCAGGCTGTTGCCGCCCGCGCCGCGGCGCGAACTTGCCCGCGTGCTGCGTTCGATCGACGGGACGACGGCGCTCGTCCAGACGCTCGCGCCGCTGGGGCGCGCGGTCCAGCACCTTCAGCTCGACGCGCGCACCGGCCGGCTCCTTGCGCTGATCGAGCCGCTCGGCAGCCCGCCCGACGTCGCGGCGCTGCTGCGCGAAGCGATGCCGCGTGCGCGCGATGCCGCGGGCGCGCGGCGCTGGATCGAGCATGCGTTGGAGGAGGGCGAAGTGCACGTGCTGGCGGTCACGCTGGCGCGGCTCGACATCGTCAACCTTGCCTATGGCCGCGGTGCCGGCGACCGGCTGATCCAGTCGGCGGCGCGGCGGATCGAGGATGCGCTGGCGTCGATACCCGGCGCGCGGCCGATCGTCGCGCGACTGGGCGGCGCCGAATTCGCGATCGCCGCTCGACATATGCTGGCGGAAGCGGCTCCCGCGATCGAAGCGGCGCTGGCGCGGCCATTCGTGGTCGAGGGCGAGCTCGTGCCGCTCGGCGCCGAGCTGCGCAGTGTCGCCAGCAGGCCGGGCGACGACGCCGCCGCATTGCTGTTGCGGCTGGGGGAAGGGGAGCCGACCGAGGCGGCGTCGCTCGACACGCTCGCCGTCCAGCTTCGCGAGGCGATGGAGGGCGGCCAGGTCGACGTGCTCTGGCAGCCGCAGGTCGCGATCGCGAGCGGGGCGATTGTCGGCGTCGAGGCGCTGGCCCGGTGGCGGCACCCGGCATTGGGCGAGCTCGGCGCGGAGACCCTGTTCGCCGCGGCGGATCGCGCGGGTCTGTCGACCGCATTGTCCGACCATGTGCAGGCGCTGGCGCTCACACGCGCCGCGGCGTGGCCGGCGGGGCTGGGAAATCTGCGGCTTTCGATCAACGTTACCGCGGGCGACGTGGCGCGCGGCGGCTTCGCCGACCGGCTGCTCGACCGTGTGGATGCAAGCGGCTTCCCGCGCGCGCGGCTGACGGTCGAGATCACGGAAAGCGGGCTGATGGCGGAGCTGGGCGAGGCGGCGCGGCTGCTCGCCGAACTGCGCCGGGCCGGGCTGCGCGTCGCGATCGACGATTTCGGCACCGGCTATTCGAGCCTTGCGTATCTCAAGTCGCTGCCGCTCGACTATCTTAAGATCGACAAGGCATTGGCGCAGGATATCGCCGGCAATGCGCGCGACCGCATCGTCGTGCGCGGCGTGATCGACATGGCGCGCTCGCTGGGCCTCGCGGTGGTGGCGGAGGGGGTCGAAACCGACGCGCAGCTCGAACTGCTGGCGGCCGAGGGCTGCCAGTACTTCCAGGGCTATCTGTGCGCCCCGCCGCTGGCGCTGGAGGCGCTGGCGGCCTTGGTGGGGTAA
- the moaA gene encoding GTP 3',8-cyclase MoaA — MSSPAPLVDRHGRAIRYLRVSVTDRCDLRCRYCMAEKMTFLPRSALLTLDEMALIAERFVARGVTKIRLTGGEPLVRRDAMDLVARLGRHIGAGLDELTMTTNATRLADHADALVAAGVRRINVSLDSRDPATFRHVTRHGDVDQVLAGIAAAKAAGLQVKINAVALAGLNEHELPDLLDWCVSEGHDLTLIETMPVGAIDEDRADRFVPLTRVLADLKQRFDLEPDAHSSGGPARYWRVGDSGVRLGLISPLTGNFCAGCNRVRLTTEGMLYTCLGHEDSVDLKAAIRDGGLAGVDAAIDAALAAKPLAHDFKIERGSAPAHARHMSVTGG; from the coding sequence ATGTCGAGCCCCGCGCCCCTTGTCGATCGTCATGGCCGTGCCATCCGCTATCTTCGCGTGTCGGTGACCGACCGCTGCGACCTTCGCTGTCGCTATTGCATGGCCGAGAAGATGACCTTTCTGCCGCGCTCGGCGCTGCTGACGCTGGACGAGATGGCGTTGATCGCCGAGCGTTTCGTCGCGCGTGGCGTGACCAAGATCCGGCTGACGGGCGGCGAGCCGCTGGTCCGGCGCGACGCGATGGACCTCGTCGCACGGCTCGGCCGCCATATCGGCGCGGGCCTCGACGAGTTGACGATGACGACCAACGCGACGCGGCTTGCCGACCATGCCGATGCGCTCGTCGCGGCGGGCGTGCGCCGGATCAACGTCAGCCTGGACAGCCGCGATCCCGCGACGTTCCGCCACGTCACCCGGCATGGCGACGTCGATCAGGTGCTCGCCGGCATCGCCGCGGCAAAAGCGGCGGGGCTGCAAGTCAAGATCAATGCCGTCGCGCTTGCCGGACTCAACGAGCATGAGCTGCCCGACCTGCTCGACTGGTGCGTGAGCGAGGGCCACGACCTGACGCTAATCGAGACGATGCCCGTGGGCGCGATTGACGAGGATCGCGCCGATCGCTTCGTGCCGCTGACGCGCGTGCTCGCCGATCTGAAGCAGCGTTTCGACCTTGAGCCCGACGCGCACAGTTCGGGCGGGCCGGCGCGGTACTGGCGCGTTGGCGACAGCGGCGTGCGCCTGGGCCTCATCTCGCCGCTGACCGGCAATTTCTGCGCCGGTTGCAACCGCGTGCGGCTGACGACCGAGGGGATGCTCTACACCTGCCTCGGCCACGAGGACTCGGTCGACCTGAAGGCCGCGATCCGCGACGGCGGCCTTGCCGGCGTCGATGCCGCGATCGACGCCGCGCTCGCCGCCAAGCCGCTGGCCCATGATTTCAAAATCGAACGCGGGTCGGCGCCCGCGCATGCGCGCCACATGAGCGTTACCGGCGGATGA
- a CDS encoding NAD kinase — protein MSMFERAALVASPTGPAQAAVSDLRDRYDWVPLDQAEMVVVLGGDGFMLQTLHMMLERRRIVPAFGMNLGTVGFMMNEWRLDGLEERIGRARPFRVSPLTMTATTIAGERLVMPAINEVSLLRETRQTAKLRVEVNDRDVLPELVCDGILVATPAGSTAYNLSANGPILPLGSKMVALTPISPFRPRRWRGAILPEKARVKLTVLEAEKRPVSAVADQREVRDVAEVEIAIDHIRDLTLLFDPEHALDDRITMEQFIA, from the coding sequence ATGAGCATGTTCGAGCGGGCCGCGCTGGTCGCCTCGCCCACCGGTCCGGCCCAGGCGGCGGTCTCCGACCTGCGCGACCGTTACGACTGGGTGCCGCTCGATCAGGCGGAGATGGTGGTCGTGCTGGGCGGCGACGGCTTCATGCTCCAGACGCTGCACATGATGCTGGAGCGGCGCCGGATCGTGCCGGCGTTCGGCATGAACCTCGGCACCGTCGGTTTCATGATGAACGAGTGGCGGCTCGACGGGCTGGAAGAGCGGATCGGGCGTGCCCGGCCCTTCCGCGTCTCGCCGCTCACCATGACCGCGACGACGATCGCCGGCGAGCGGCTGGTGATGCCCGCGATCAACGAAGTGTCGCTACTTCGCGAAACGCGCCAGACCGCCAAGCTGCGGGTCGAGGTCAACGACCGCGACGTTCTCCCCGAACTCGTCTGCGACGGCATCCTCGTCGCGACGCCCGCGGGGTCGACCGCCTATAATCTGTCGGCGAACGGCCCGATCCTGCCGCTCGGATCGAAGATGGTGGCGCTGACTCCGATCAGCCCGTTTCGCCCGCGCCGCTGGCGCGGCGCGATCCTGCCGGAAAAGGCACGCGTCAAGCTGACGGTGCTGGAGGCAGAGAAGCGTCCGGTCAGCGCCGTCGCCGACCAGCGCGAGGTCCGCGACGTCGCCGAGGTCGAGATCGCGATCGACCATATTCGCGATCTGACCTTGTTGTTCGATCCCGAGCACGCGCTCGACGATCGAATCACGATGGAACAGTTCATCGCCTGA
- a CDS encoding DUF1080 domain-containing protein, with protein sequence MGIKVLAAALLMAAATGSAASSQPTALNTLTAAERQAGWTLLFNGRDLTGWRSFAGGPPPSTWRVRDGMIELTKDDGQMSGTDLVTAGSYGAFELTLDWKVEAGGNSGVLYLARNVPQASQVYQTGLEMQVLDDAGHADGKIPSHRAGSLYDITVPPAGASRPAGQWNRARLLVEPGRIRQWLNGIPTAAVSYGDDAWRKRVAASKFAKMPLFGTFPSGVIALQDHGEPVAFRNVKLRRIGASAVAK encoded by the coding sequence ATGGGGATCAAGGTGTTGGCGGCGGCGCTGCTGATGGCGGCGGCGACGGGATCGGCAGCGAGTTCGCAGCCCACGGCGCTCAACACGCTGACCGCGGCCGAGCGGCAGGCGGGCTGGACGCTCCTGTTCAACGGCCGCGACCTGACCGGATGGCGGTCGTTCGCGGGCGGACCGCCGCCGTCGACCTGGCGCGTGCGCGACGGCATGATCGAGCTCACCAAGGACGATGGCCAGATGAGCGGCACCGACCTGGTCACCGCGGGCAGCTATGGCGCGTTCGAACTAACGCTCGACTGGAAGGTCGAGGCGGGCGGCAACAGCGGCGTGCTCTATCTCGCGCGCAATGTGCCGCAGGCGAGCCAGGTCTATCAGACCGGGCTGGAGATGCAGGTGCTCGACGATGCCGGTCATGCGGACGGCAAGATCCCGTCGCACCGCGCCGGGTCGCTCTACGACATCACCGTGCCGCCCGCCGGCGCGTCGCGGCCCGCGGGGCAGTGGAACCGGGCGCGATTGCTGGTCGAGCCCGGGCGTATCCGCCAATGGCTGAACGGCATTCCGACCGCCGCTGTCAGTTATGGTGACGATGCCTGGCGCAAGCGTGTGGCCGCATCGAAATTCGCGAAGATGCCGCTGTTCGGCACCTTCCCCAGCGGCGTCATCGCGCTTCAGGATCATGGCGAGCCCGTCGCGTTCCGAAACGTCAAGCTGCGCCGGATCGGTGCCAGCGCGGTGGCGAAGTGA
- a CDS encoding GMC family oxidoreductase: protein MAQARTSADAPADVIIVGSGAAGGMAAYTLTKAGLRCLMLEAGRDYDPQAEVNMFAPESDAPLRGSSTPDKPFGYFDATVDGGWEIDGEPFTNREGTDFRWWRPRMLGGRTNHWGRHVPRWGPYDFKPFSRDGLGVDWPIAYDDVAPFYDRVEKMIGVNGGPIGLENHPDSPPDCLMPPPKPRVTEMLIKAAAESVGIPVRPAHTAVLTRDMPDPVAPRKACFNATPCTRGCTIGAMWQTTTSFLPMAKATGRLTLVTDAMVARVLTGTKGRVSGVEYIDRKTGKRQQVRARAVVLAAGTLETTRLLLNSGEAGRGLANSSGQLGKNLTDSTGATFSAYIPGLADRPRYNEDGIGGQHIYIPFWDYDRQKRGELDFARGYHFEIGGRFGIPPMGVMPRVWGGDLKKAVRHASGATISLVLRGEMIPNADTFCEADPQVKDRFGIPVLRFAFKWSRHEINQVAHGRRSAQSVFEKMKGTLLFDPNVPPEKMMTAGGEIIHELGTARMGPDARTSVVDSYGQAWDADNLVLMDGAIFASGAHKNPTLTILALALRSSERLATRIKSGAIA, encoded by the coding sequence ATGGCGCAGGCTCGCACCTCCGCCGACGCGCCCGCGGACGTCATCATCGTCGGATCGGGCGCGGCAGGCGGCATGGCCGCTTACACGCTGACGAAGGCGGGGCTCCGCTGCCTGATGCTGGAGGCGGGTCGCGACTATGACCCGCAGGCCGAGGTCAACATGTTCGCGCCAGAGAGCGACGCACCGCTCCGCGGATCGTCGACGCCGGACAAGCCCTTCGGCTATTTCGACGCAACGGTCGATGGCGGTTGGGAGATCGACGGCGAGCCCTTCACCAATCGCGAGGGCACCGATTTCCGCTGGTGGCGGCCGCGGATGCTGGGCGGGCGGACCAACCATTGGGGCCGGCACGTCCCGCGCTGGGGCCCGTACGACTTCAAGCCCTTCTCTCGCGATGGACTGGGGGTGGACTGGCCGATCGCCTATGACGACGTCGCGCCCTTCTATGACCGGGTCGAGAAGATGATTGGCGTGAATGGCGGCCCGATCGGGCTGGAGAACCACCCGGACTCGCCGCCCGACTGTCTGATGCCCCCGCCCAAGCCGCGCGTGACCGAGATGCTCATCAAGGCCGCGGCCGAGAGCGTCGGCATTCCCGTCCGTCCCGCACACACCGCGGTGCTGACGCGCGACATGCCCGACCCGGTCGCGCCTCGAAAGGCGTGCTTCAACGCGACGCCCTGCACCCGCGGCTGCACGATCGGCGCGATGTGGCAGACGACAACCTCGTTCCTGCCGATGGCCAAGGCGACGGGTCGACTGACGCTCGTCACCGACGCGATGGTCGCTCGCGTGCTGACCGGCACCAAGGGACGCGTGTCGGGCGTCGAATATATCGATCGCAAGACCGGCAAGCGGCAACAGGTCCGCGCCCGCGCCGTCGTGCTGGCGGCCGGCACGCTGGAGACGACGCGGCTGCTGCTCAACTCGGGCGAGGCGGGGCGCGGGCTCGCCAACTCGTCGGGGCAGCTCGGCAAGAACCTGACCGATTCGACCGGCGCGACGTTCAGCGCCTACATCCCCGGCCTCGCCGACCGGCCGCGCTACAATGAGGACGGGATCGGCGGGCAGCACATCTACATTCCGTTCTGGGACTATGACCGGCAGAAGCGCGGCGAGCTCGACTTCGCGCGCGGCTATCATTTCGAGATCGGCGGCCGGTTCGGCATCCCGCCGATGGGGGTGATGCCGCGCGTCTGGGGCGGCGACCTCAAGAAGGCGGTGCGTCACGCCAGCGGCGCGACGATCAGCCTGGTGCTGCGCGGCGAGATGATCCCCAACGCCGACACCTTCTGCGAGGCCGATCCGCAGGTGAAGGACCGCTTCGGCATCCCGGTCCTCCGCTTCGCCTTCAAATGGTCCCGCCACGAGATCAATCAGGTCGCGCACGGCCGGCGCTCGGCACAAAGCGTGTTCGAGAAGATGAAGGGCACGCTCCTGTTCGATCCGAACGTTCCGCCCGAGAAGATGATGACCGCGGGCGGCGAGATCATCCACGAGCTCGGCACCGCGCGGATGGGGCCGGATGCCAGGACGTCGGTCGTCGACAGCTATGGACAGGCGTGGGATGCGGACAATCTGGTGCTGATGGACGGCGCGATCTTCGCCTCGGGTGCGCACAAGAACCCGACGCTCACCATCCTTGCGCTCGCGCTTCGCTCGTCCGAGCGGCTGGCGACGCGGATCAAGTCGGGAGCGATCGCATGA
- a CDS encoding gluconate 2-dehydrogenase subunit 3 family protein produces MTPSRRETLQWMIAAAALPLARWTPPAMAGEAAAPFQTVADWPASVPSLPATKGYGRDPDLMDPKVPWPLTLTKPQRATVDLLGDMILPADDVSPGAGQLGVGAFIDEWISAPYPAQQADRARIVGGLMWLDAQAQALHRRAFTGLDVGQRSAMLDALCTAAPAGAMEKPVAFMDRLRGLFVLGFYSLPEGKKDMGYVGETPVEGPYPGPTPEALAHLSQLLGTLKLTPA; encoded by the coding sequence ATGACCCCCTCGCGCCGTGAAACGCTGCAATGGATGATCGCTGCCGCCGCGCTGCCGCTCGCGCGCTGGACGCCGCCGGCGATGGCCGGCGAAGCGGCCGCGCCGTTCCAGACGGTGGCCGACTGGCCGGCGAGCGTGCCGTCGCTCCCGGCGACCAAGGGCTATGGCCGCGATCCCGACCTGATGGACCCTAAGGTCCCATGGCCGCTGACGCTGACCAAGCCGCAGCGCGCGACCGTCGATCTGCTCGGCGACATGATCCTGCCCGCCGACGACGTGTCGCCCGGCGCCGGCCAGCTTGGCGTCGGTGCGTTCATCGACGAATGGATCAGCGCCCCCTACCCCGCGCAGCAGGCCGATCGCGCGCGAATCGTCGGCGGGCTGATGTGGCTCGACGCGCAGGCACAGGCCCTCCATCGCCGGGCGTTCACCGGACTCGACGTCGGCCAGCGGAGCGCCATGCTCGACGCGCTGTGCACCGCCGCGCCCGCCGGTGCGATGGAGAAGCCGGTCGCCTTCATGGATCGGCTGCGCGGGCTGTTCGTGCTCGGCTTCTACAGCCTGCCGGAGGGCAAGAAGGACATGGGCTATGTCGGCGAGACGCCGGTCGAGGGCCCCTATCCCGGCCCGACGCCGGAGGCGCTGGCGCATCTGTCGCAGCTCCTGGGGACGCTGAAGCTGACGCCCGCCTGA